A single region of the Grus americana isolate bGruAme1 chromosome 3, bGruAme1.mat, whole genome shotgun sequence genome encodes:
- the TTC32 gene encoding tetratricopeptide repeat protein 32 isoform X2, with amino-acid sequence MEREAAELLAAAQAQLAARRLSAAEELYSRFIARCAGPGSAPAGYVPGAGGGWEARGPPEWPLSLCPTPQRRPRPRNGSQQPGPDQVPSGGVRRRYGGLHGRHRVPARLRGCFDEAMKDFRKVLELNPQFEDAALSLKQAILDKEEKQKRGY; translated from the exons ATGGAGCGGGAGGCGGCGGAGCTGCTGGCGGCGGCGCAGGCGCAGTTGGCGGCGCGGCGGCTGTCGGCGGCGGAGGAGCTCTACAGCCGCTTCATCGCCCGGTGCGCGGGGCCCGGGTCCGCCCCCGCAGGGTAcgtgccgggggcggggggtggaTGGGAAGCGCGGGGCCCGCCCGAATGGCCACTCTCCCTCTGTCCCACCCCGCAGCGCCGGCCGCGACCTCGCAACGGCTCTCAACAACCGGGGCCAGATCAAGTACCTTCGGGTGGAGTTCGCCGCCGCTATGGAGGACTACACGGCCGCCATCGAGTGCCAGCCCGGCTTCGAG GATGCTTTGATGAGGCCATGAAAGATTTCAGGAAAGTATTAGAGTTAAACCCCCAGTTTGAAGATGCTGCGTTGAGTCTAAAACAGGCTATTcttgataaagaagaaaaacaaaagcgGGGTTATTGA
- the TTC32 gene encoding tetratricopeptide repeat protein 32 isoform X3, with protein sequence MEREAAELLAAAQAQLAARRLSAAEELYSRFIARCAGPGSAPAGAGRDLATALNNRGQIKYLRVEFAAAMEDYTAAIECQPGFEVPYYNRGLVLYRLGCFDEAMKDFRKVLELNPQFEDAALSLKQAILDKEEKQKRGY encoded by the exons ATGGAGCGGGAGGCGGCGGAGCTGCTGGCGGCGGCGCAGGCGCAGTTGGCGGCGCGGCGGCTGTCGGCGGCGGAGGAGCTCTACAGCCGCTTCATCGCCCGGTGCGCGGGGCCCGGGTCCGCCCCCGCAGG CGCCGGCCGCGACCTCGCAACGGCTCTCAACAACCGGGGCCAGATCAAGTACCTTCGGGTGGAGTTCGCCGCCGCTATGGAGGACTACACGGCCGCCATCGAGTGCCAGCCCGGCTTCGAGGTGCCCTACTACAACCGGGGCCTGGTGCTCTACCGGCTGG GATGCTTTGATGAGGCCATGAAAGATTTCAGGAAAGTATTAGAGTTAAACCCCCAGTTTGAAGATGCTGCGTTGAGTCTAAAACAGGCTATTcttgataaagaagaaaaacaaaagcgGGGTTATTGA
- the TTC32 gene encoding tetratricopeptide repeat protein 32 isoform X1: MEREAAELLAAAQAQLAARRLSAAEELYSRFIARCAGPGSAPAGAGRDLATALNNRGQIKYLRVEFAAAMEDYTAAIECQPGFEVPYYNRGLVLYRLGTGRAAPQRGPGRGAPAAQSVTPAPPGPGPFPRVTRGRAGQGDPGLRPASQAAVLDPPRCPGTACSRLPARAAVRPAHGAGGELSQSWLTAESALLPKIRPKLQSNSSRFTEGGTCPAPAGERRHTRNKWCGGTCSSPVITGRCSYESALCMQLEIPVCRCAAVPFEMMLFRGE, translated from the exons ATGGAGCGGGAGGCGGCGGAGCTGCTGGCGGCGGCGCAGGCGCAGTTGGCGGCGCGGCGGCTGTCGGCGGCGGAGGAGCTCTACAGCCGCTTCATCGCCCGGTGCGCGGGGCCCGGGTCCGCCCCCGCAGG CGCCGGCCGCGACCTCGCAACGGCTCTCAACAACCGGGGCCAGATCAAGTACCTTCGGGTGGAGTTCGCCGCCGCTATGGAGGACTACACGGCCGCCATCGAGTGCCAGCCCGGCTTCGAGGTGCCCTACTACAACCGGGGCCTGGTGCTCTACCGGCTGGGTACGGGCCGCGCCGCCCCTCAGCGCGGGCCAGGCCGCGGGGCTCCCGCCGCGCAGTCGGTCACGCCAGCACCGCCTGGCCCGGGGCCGTTCCCCCGGGTGacccggggcagggcagggcagggcgacCCGGGCCTGCGGCCTGCGAGCCAAGCGGCCGTCCTTGACCCTCCGCGCTGCCCCGGCACGGCCTGCTCACGGCTTCCCGCCCGGGCTGCCGTCCGCCCTGCGCACGGGGCAGGCGGGGAGCTGTCCCAGAGCTGGTTAACGGCCGAGAGCGCTCTTTTACCCAAAATTCGCCCGAAGCTGCAGAGTAATTCCTCCCGTTTTACAGAGGGAGGGACCTGCCCCGCACCGGCAGGGGAAAGacgtcacaccagaaataaaTGGTGTGGAGGGACGTGTTCTTCTCCAGTAATCACAGGACGTTGCAGCTACGAGTCTGCCCTGTGTATGCAGTTAGAGATCCCTGTTTGCAGATGTGCTGCTGTGCCATTTGAAATGATGCTATTCAGGGGAGAATAG
- the LOC129204295 gene encoding uncharacterized protein LOC129204295 isoform X3 — MESTEHPLLYSLKLGSAAASDLVNTWQKGALPSQREAGCLSLPGAQITLEDTAGFNPGIHPQQKPPASPDSRTSWVSFTSKGGGLCCPCIGLWGQMEAVGYSLCRMWVLFLLFWLGRGRQMAPPGFIESSCHSRIFWMKLNKLLLQGKFFQLEINDPYAGPILLDKKLASRCGYVLSEDVWGNPVFRASVLGCHVANEADELFSLIVNIKVSSFSSMRAAVTYTYPMYCSYSSWASREIVCEENYMEVSVKTDVPAVSNDYTVAWMSALPETQNVAYQLWQLMFVSPSGRKTITVSDAAKLGYSFNNTLSRVYLRAPYHSNESDVSMVSGVNMNMVTSTSMYRQRWLLLLIDTTVSCPVDGIRFTDTTLTWTVPSVIPTLVVQESTFLSKNILMGVDGRAIVNPEENNYLLEHNQTHIGVTIPIGAEGGKLKSSISDGVYGVIYSIDLFLEHTWTDADWQTTKYTVIKSITTPFMPQVPTVINNTLPEERLFNVAFGHFLPDVSLVAIAIGNVPFTLREAQHHRFKIYETPFSNRTKGFILEVSFDDPYVLKEYVNRNETKYTLLINYTISVGPEMTLYYHSAEVECVIADIELPEAVGSCDEENLYLAIPTFGLHQYWNLYLGNKLLNRHVAVTNGYLPATNSTHLILQIPLFAVGVTYEEVSFQKIKARFDVTLRKVRTMETLQKFSVSCNFNSSAFIICHPDGTIMVSAQMKTVPAIDMSKTKLRDRSCKPREYNEGHAFFKFHVTTCGTSVKFEGDHIIYENEISYEKETLPGQSIATITRDPDYRLTVLCYYRAKETLVLGAFASDPSTSPPFGSGTMVPRSNTAVYRRIRQALNVVSRVSKDESFVEFYEPNMAILKRPMEPVFLEVELKDKSPHAKLYLENCWVTRSPDFNSTPRWNITVDGCKINGSEYVAEFCPVAVSPRVRHPSHFKRLAVRTLTQRLEQVKVYVHCLVAACSPTNVLPGSPCRGQRSSSRERKGFQLDCPQQPPPFS; from the exons ATGGAAAGCACCGAGCACCCTCTGCTGTACTCATTAAAATtaggctcagcagcagcatctgaccTTGTAAATACCTGGCAGAAGGGTGCTCTGCCCTCCCAGCGAGAGGCAGGCTGCCTGTCACTGCCAGGAGCTCAGATAACGTTGGAGGACACTGCAGGATTCAACCCAGGCATCCATCCACAACAGAAGCCACCAGCCTCTCCTGATTCACGCACAAG CTGGGTCAGCTTTACTTCAAAGGGAGGAGGACTTTGCTGCCCATGCATAGGTCTCTGGGGACAGATGGAGGCTGTGGGTTACTCGCTATGCAG GATGTGGgtgcttttcttgctgttctgGCTGGGACGAGGGAGGCAGATGGCTCCCCCAG GTTTTATAGAGAGCAGTTGCCACTCCAGGATTTTTTGGATGAAACTGAATAAACTCTTGCTCCAGGGAAAGTTCTTCCAGCTGGAAATCAATG ATCCTTATGCTGGTCCCATTCTGCTGGACAAGAAACTAGCATCTCGTTGTGGCTACGTCCTGTCAGAAGACGTGTGGGGCAACCCCGTCTTCCGCGCATCGGTGCTTGGCTGTCACGTGGCCAACGAG GCAGATGAGCTGTTTTCACTGATTGTGAACATCAAGGTCTCCTCATTTTCAAGCATGAGGGCAGCTGTGACCTATACCTACCCTATGTACTGCTCCTACTCTTCCTGGGCTTCAAGAGAAATTGTGTGTGAAGAAAACTACATGGAG GTATCAGTGAAGACCGATGTCCCTGCAGTTTCAAATGACTACACCGTAGCGTGGATGTCAGCTCTGCCGGAG ACTCAAAATGTTGCATACCAACTATGGCAACTGATGTTTGTTTCTCCATCAGGGAGAAAGACAATAACGGTAAGCGATGCAGCAAAACTGGGCTACAGCTTCAATAATACGCTGTCCCGAGTGTATCTCCGTGCGCCCTATCACAGCAACGAGTCTGACGTCAGCATG GTCAGTGGCGTAAATATGAACATGGTGACTTCCACTTCCATGTACAGGCAGCGGTGGCTGCTTTTGCTGATTGACACAACTGTCTCCTGTCCTGTTG ATGGCATCAGGTTCACTGATACTACGCTAACATGGACTGTGCCAAGTGTTATCCCCACATTAGTGGTTCAAGAATCCACCTTTCTatctaaaaacattttaatgggAGTCGATGGCCGAGCCATAGTAAACCCAGAGGAAAACAACTACTTACTGGAGCACAACCAGACACACATTGGAGTAACTATCCCTATTGGAGCAGAAGGAGGCAAGCTAAAG AGCTCCATATCTGATGGTGTATATGGAGTCATTTACAGTATCGACTTATTCTTGGAGCACACGTGGACAGATGCAGATTGGCAAACCACAAAATATACTGTCATCAAATCCATCACCACACCTTTCATGCCACAAGTACCAACTGTTATCAACA ATACTCTGCCAGAGGAAAGGCTATTTAATGTTGCATTTGGACACTTTCTTCCTGATGTCTCTCTGGTGGCAATCGCAATAGGAAATGTGCCATTTACCCTGAGAGAAGCACAGCACCATAGGTTTAAGATTTATGAAACTCCCTTTTCTAATAGAACAAAAGGATTTATCCTGGAAGTCTCTTTTGATGATCCATATGTTCTAAAGGAG taTGTGaatagaaatgaaacaaaatataccCTCCTCATTAACTACACTATAAGCGTGGGTCCGGAGATGACACTCTATTATCATTCTGCAGAGGTGGAGTGTGTGATTGCTGATATCG AACTACCAGAAGCAGTTGGTTCCTGTGATGAAGAAAACCTGTATCTAGCCATCCCTACTTTTGGCTTGCACCAGTATTGGAACCTGTATCTTGGTAACAAGCTCCTGAACCGGCACGTTGCGGTTACCAATGGGTATCTTCCAGCTACCAATTCTACACACCTGATCTTGCAAATACCTCTGTTTGCTGTGGGAGTTACCTATGAG GAAGTGtcctttcagaaaattaaagcaaGGTTTGATGTTACCCTAAGGAAAGTGAGAACTATGGAGACCTTACAGAAGTTCTCCGTCAGCTGCAATTTTAATTCTTCAGCATTTATAA TATGCCACCCAGATGGTACTATAATGGTATCTGCCCAAATGAAGACAGTTCCTGCCATTGATATGAGTAAAACCAAACTAAGGGATAGATCTTGCAAGCCTAGAGAGTATAATGAAGGACATGCCTTCTTCAAGTTCCACGTCACTACCTGTGGCACTTCAGTAAAG TTTGAAGGTGATCacattatttatgaaaatgaaatctcttaTGAGAAAGAGACTCTTCCGGGACAGAGCATAGCGACAATCACAAGAGATCCAGACTACAG ACTAACAGTCTTGTGCTACTATCGAGCAAAAGAGACCCTAGTGCTTGGTGCCTTTGCTAGCGATCCATCCACATCACCTCCCTTCGGCTCAGGAACAATGGTACCAAGATCAAATACTGCAG TATACAGAAGGATAAGACAAGCCCTGAATGTAGTTTCAAGAGTGTCCAAAG ATGAATCTTTTGTGGAATTCTACGAGCCCAACATGGCAATACTCAAGCGACCCATGGAGCCTGTGTTTCTTGAGGTGGAGCTGAAAGACAAGAGCCCCCACGCCAAGTTATACCTGGAAAACTgctgggtaaccaggtctccaGACTTCAACAGCACCCCAAGATGGAACATCACTGTGGATGG GTGCAAGATTAACGGCAGTGAGTATGTCGCAGAGTTCTGTCCAGTAGCTGTTAGCCCCAGGGTGAGACACccttctcattttaaaaggctAGCAGTAAGGACCCTGACACAGCGACTGGAACAGGTGAAA gTGTACGTGCACTGTTTGGTGGCAGCCTGCTCTCCTACCAACGTACTACCTGGCAGCCCCTGCAGAGGACAGCGCAGCTcaagcagggagaggaagg GTTTTCAACTAGACTGCCCCCAGCAGCCACCACCGTTCAGCTGA
- the LOC129204295 gene encoding uncharacterized protein LOC129204295 isoform X2, whose product MESTEHPLLYSLKLGSAAASDLVNTWQKGALPSQREAGCLSLPGAQITLEDTAGFNPGIHPQQKPPASPDSRTSWVSFTSKGGGLCCPCIGLWGQMEAVGYSLCRMWVLFLLFWLGRGRQMAPPGFIESSCHSRIFWMKLNKLLLQGKFFQLEINDPYAGPILLDKKLASRCGYVLSEDVWGNPVFRASVLGCHVANEADELFSLIVNIKVSSFSSMRAAVTYTYPMYCSYSSWASREIVCEENYMEVSVKTDVPAVSNDYTVAWMSALPETQNVAYQLWQLMFVSPSGRKTITVSDAAKLGYSFNNTLSRVYLRAPYHSNESDVSMVSGVNMNMVTSTSMYRQRWLLLLIDTTVSCPVDGIRFTDTTLTWTVPSVIPTLVVQESTFLSKNILMGVDGRAIVNPEENNYLLEHNQTHIGVTIPIGAEGGKLKSSISDGVYGVIYSIDLFLEHTWTDADWQTTKYTVIKSITTPFMPQVPTVINNTLPEERLFNVAFGHFLPDVSLVAIAIGNVPFTLREAQHHRFKIYETPFSNRTKGFILEVSFDDPYVLKEYVNRNETKYTLLINYTISVGPEMTLYYHSAEVECVIADIELPEAVGSCDEENLYLAIPTFGLHQYWNLYLGNKLLNRHVAVTNGYLPATNSTHLILQIPLFAVGVTYEEVSFQKIKARFDVTLRKVRTMETLQKFSVSCNFNSSAFIICHPDGTIMVSAQMKTVPAIDMSKTKLRDRSCKPREYNEGHAFFKFHVTTCGTSVKFEGDHIIYENEISYEKETLPGQSIATITRDPDYRLTVLCYYRAKETLVLGAFASDPSTSPPFGSGTMVPRSNTAVYRRIRQALNVVSRVSKDESFVEFYEPNMAILKRPMEPVFLEVELKDKSPHAKLYLENCWVTRSPDFNSTPRWNITVDGCKINGSEYVAEFCPVAVSPRVRHPSHFKRLAVRTLTQRLEQVKVYVHCLVAACSPTNVLPGSPCRGQRSSSRERKAFPGHRSANLQGYTLAGPVWIVDPDLR is encoded by the exons ATGGAAAGCACCGAGCACCCTCTGCTGTACTCATTAAAATtaggctcagcagcagcatctgaccTTGTAAATACCTGGCAGAAGGGTGCTCTGCCCTCCCAGCGAGAGGCAGGCTGCCTGTCACTGCCAGGAGCTCAGATAACGTTGGAGGACACTGCAGGATTCAACCCAGGCATCCATCCACAACAGAAGCCACCAGCCTCTCCTGATTCACGCACAAG CTGGGTCAGCTTTACTTCAAAGGGAGGAGGACTTTGCTGCCCATGCATAGGTCTCTGGGGACAGATGGAGGCTGTGGGTTACTCGCTATGCAG GATGTGGgtgcttttcttgctgttctgGCTGGGACGAGGGAGGCAGATGGCTCCCCCAG GTTTTATAGAGAGCAGTTGCCACTCCAGGATTTTTTGGATGAAACTGAATAAACTCTTGCTCCAGGGAAAGTTCTTCCAGCTGGAAATCAATG ATCCTTATGCTGGTCCCATTCTGCTGGACAAGAAACTAGCATCTCGTTGTGGCTACGTCCTGTCAGAAGACGTGTGGGGCAACCCCGTCTTCCGCGCATCGGTGCTTGGCTGTCACGTGGCCAACGAG GCAGATGAGCTGTTTTCACTGATTGTGAACATCAAGGTCTCCTCATTTTCAAGCATGAGGGCAGCTGTGACCTATACCTACCCTATGTACTGCTCCTACTCTTCCTGGGCTTCAAGAGAAATTGTGTGTGAAGAAAACTACATGGAG GTATCAGTGAAGACCGATGTCCCTGCAGTTTCAAATGACTACACCGTAGCGTGGATGTCAGCTCTGCCGGAG ACTCAAAATGTTGCATACCAACTATGGCAACTGATGTTTGTTTCTCCATCAGGGAGAAAGACAATAACGGTAAGCGATGCAGCAAAACTGGGCTACAGCTTCAATAATACGCTGTCCCGAGTGTATCTCCGTGCGCCCTATCACAGCAACGAGTCTGACGTCAGCATG GTCAGTGGCGTAAATATGAACATGGTGACTTCCACTTCCATGTACAGGCAGCGGTGGCTGCTTTTGCTGATTGACACAACTGTCTCCTGTCCTGTTG ATGGCATCAGGTTCACTGATACTACGCTAACATGGACTGTGCCAAGTGTTATCCCCACATTAGTGGTTCAAGAATCCACCTTTCTatctaaaaacattttaatgggAGTCGATGGCCGAGCCATAGTAAACCCAGAGGAAAACAACTACTTACTGGAGCACAACCAGACACACATTGGAGTAACTATCCCTATTGGAGCAGAAGGAGGCAAGCTAAAG AGCTCCATATCTGATGGTGTATATGGAGTCATTTACAGTATCGACTTATTCTTGGAGCACACGTGGACAGATGCAGATTGGCAAACCACAAAATATACTGTCATCAAATCCATCACCACACCTTTCATGCCACAAGTACCAACTGTTATCAACA ATACTCTGCCAGAGGAAAGGCTATTTAATGTTGCATTTGGACACTTTCTTCCTGATGTCTCTCTGGTGGCAATCGCAATAGGAAATGTGCCATTTACCCTGAGAGAAGCACAGCACCATAGGTTTAAGATTTATGAAACTCCCTTTTCTAATAGAACAAAAGGATTTATCCTGGAAGTCTCTTTTGATGATCCATATGTTCTAAAGGAG taTGTGaatagaaatgaaacaaaatataccCTCCTCATTAACTACACTATAAGCGTGGGTCCGGAGATGACACTCTATTATCATTCTGCAGAGGTGGAGTGTGTGATTGCTGATATCG AACTACCAGAAGCAGTTGGTTCCTGTGATGAAGAAAACCTGTATCTAGCCATCCCTACTTTTGGCTTGCACCAGTATTGGAACCTGTATCTTGGTAACAAGCTCCTGAACCGGCACGTTGCGGTTACCAATGGGTATCTTCCAGCTACCAATTCTACACACCTGATCTTGCAAATACCTCTGTTTGCTGTGGGAGTTACCTATGAG GAAGTGtcctttcagaaaattaaagcaaGGTTTGATGTTACCCTAAGGAAAGTGAGAACTATGGAGACCTTACAGAAGTTCTCCGTCAGCTGCAATTTTAATTCTTCAGCATTTATAA TATGCCACCCAGATGGTACTATAATGGTATCTGCCCAAATGAAGACAGTTCCTGCCATTGATATGAGTAAAACCAAACTAAGGGATAGATCTTGCAAGCCTAGAGAGTATAATGAAGGACATGCCTTCTTCAAGTTCCACGTCACTACCTGTGGCACTTCAGTAAAG TTTGAAGGTGATCacattatttatgaaaatgaaatctcttaTGAGAAAGAGACTCTTCCGGGACAGAGCATAGCGACAATCACAAGAGATCCAGACTACAG ACTAACAGTCTTGTGCTACTATCGAGCAAAAGAGACCCTAGTGCTTGGTGCCTTTGCTAGCGATCCATCCACATCACCTCCCTTCGGCTCAGGAACAATGGTACCAAGATCAAATACTGCAG TATACAGAAGGATAAGACAAGCCCTGAATGTAGTTTCAAGAGTGTCCAAAG ATGAATCTTTTGTGGAATTCTACGAGCCCAACATGGCAATACTCAAGCGACCCATGGAGCCTGTGTTTCTTGAGGTGGAGCTGAAAGACAAGAGCCCCCACGCCAAGTTATACCTGGAAAACTgctgggtaaccaggtctccaGACTTCAACAGCACCCCAAGATGGAACATCACTGTGGATGG GTGCAAGATTAACGGCAGTGAGTATGTCGCAGAGTTCTGTCCAGTAGCTGTTAGCCCCAGGGTGAGACACccttctcattttaaaaggctAGCAGTAAGGACCCTGACACAGCGACTGGAACAGGTGAAA gTGTACGTGCACTGTTTGGTGGCAGCCTGCTCTCCTACCAACGTACTACCTGGCAGCCCCTGCAGAGGACAGCGCAGCTcaagcagggagaggaagg CCTTTCCAGGTCACCGCTCAGCCAATCTCCAGGGCTACACACTCGCTGGACCAGTCTGGATTGTCGATCCAGATCTAAGATGA
- the LOC129204295 gene encoding uncharacterized protein LOC129204295 isoform X1, with translation MESTEHPLLYSLKLGSAAASDLVNTWQKGALPSQREAGCLSLPGAQITLEDTAGFNPGIHPQQKPPASPDSRTSWVSFTSKGGGLCCPCIGLWGQMEAVGYSLCRMWVLFLLFWLGRGRQMAPPGFIESSCHSRIFWMKLNKLLLQGKFFQLEINDPYAGPILLDKKLASRCGYVLSEDVWGNPVFRASVLGCHVANEADELFSLIVNIKVSSFSSMRAAVTYTYPMYCSYSSWASREIVCEENYMEVSVKTDVPAVSNDYTVAWMSALPETQNVAYQLWQLMFVSPSGRKTITVSDAAKLGYSFNNTLSRVYLRAPYHSNESDVSMVSGVNMNMVTSTSMYRQRWLLLLIDTTVSCPVDGIRFTDTTLTWTVPSVIPTLVVQESTFLSKNILMGVDGRAIVNPEENNYLLEHNQTHIGVTIPIGAEGGKLKSSISDGVYGVIYSIDLFLEHTWTDADWQTTKYTVIKSITTPFMPQVPTVINNTLPEERLFNVAFGHFLPDVSLVAIAIGNVPFTLREAQHHRFKIYETPFSNRTKGFILEVSFDDPYVLKEYVNRNETKYTLLINYTISVGPEMTLYYHSAEVECVIADIELPEAVGSCDEENLYLAIPTFGLHQYWNLYLGNKLLNRHVAVTNGYLPATNSTHLILQIPLFAVGVTYEEVSFQKIKARFDVTLRKVRTMETLQKFSVSCNFNSSAFIICHPDGTIMVSAQMKTVPAIDMSKTKLRDRSCKPREYNEGHAFFKFHVTTCGTSVKFEGDHIIYENEISYEKETLPGQSIATITRDPDYRLTVLCYYRAKETLVLGAFASDPSTSPPFGSGTMVPRSNTAVYRRIRQALNVVSRVSKDESFVEFYEPNMAILKRPMEPVFLEVELKDKSPHAKLYLENCWVTRSPDFNSTPRWNITVDGCKINGSEYVAEFCPVAVSPRVRHPSHFKRLAVRTLTQRLEQVKVYVHCLVAACSPTNVLPGSPCRGQRSSSRERKGRCSGEKELLRSAPDLMFLRDVGPLVLASEMP, from the exons ATGGAAAGCACCGAGCACCCTCTGCTGTACTCATTAAAATtaggctcagcagcagcatctgaccTTGTAAATACCTGGCAGAAGGGTGCTCTGCCCTCCCAGCGAGAGGCAGGCTGCCTGTCACTGCCAGGAGCTCAGATAACGTTGGAGGACACTGCAGGATTCAACCCAGGCATCCATCCACAACAGAAGCCACCAGCCTCTCCTGATTCACGCACAAG CTGGGTCAGCTTTACTTCAAAGGGAGGAGGACTTTGCTGCCCATGCATAGGTCTCTGGGGACAGATGGAGGCTGTGGGTTACTCGCTATGCAG GATGTGGgtgcttttcttgctgttctgGCTGGGACGAGGGAGGCAGATGGCTCCCCCAG GTTTTATAGAGAGCAGTTGCCACTCCAGGATTTTTTGGATGAAACTGAATAAACTCTTGCTCCAGGGAAAGTTCTTCCAGCTGGAAATCAATG ATCCTTATGCTGGTCCCATTCTGCTGGACAAGAAACTAGCATCTCGTTGTGGCTACGTCCTGTCAGAAGACGTGTGGGGCAACCCCGTCTTCCGCGCATCGGTGCTTGGCTGTCACGTGGCCAACGAG GCAGATGAGCTGTTTTCACTGATTGTGAACATCAAGGTCTCCTCATTTTCAAGCATGAGGGCAGCTGTGACCTATACCTACCCTATGTACTGCTCCTACTCTTCCTGGGCTTCAAGAGAAATTGTGTGTGAAGAAAACTACATGGAG GTATCAGTGAAGACCGATGTCCCTGCAGTTTCAAATGACTACACCGTAGCGTGGATGTCAGCTCTGCCGGAG ACTCAAAATGTTGCATACCAACTATGGCAACTGATGTTTGTTTCTCCATCAGGGAGAAAGACAATAACGGTAAGCGATGCAGCAAAACTGGGCTACAGCTTCAATAATACGCTGTCCCGAGTGTATCTCCGTGCGCCCTATCACAGCAACGAGTCTGACGTCAGCATG GTCAGTGGCGTAAATATGAACATGGTGACTTCCACTTCCATGTACAGGCAGCGGTGGCTGCTTTTGCTGATTGACACAACTGTCTCCTGTCCTGTTG ATGGCATCAGGTTCACTGATACTACGCTAACATGGACTGTGCCAAGTGTTATCCCCACATTAGTGGTTCAAGAATCCACCTTTCTatctaaaaacattttaatgggAGTCGATGGCCGAGCCATAGTAAACCCAGAGGAAAACAACTACTTACTGGAGCACAACCAGACACACATTGGAGTAACTATCCCTATTGGAGCAGAAGGAGGCAAGCTAAAG AGCTCCATATCTGATGGTGTATATGGAGTCATTTACAGTATCGACTTATTCTTGGAGCACACGTGGACAGATGCAGATTGGCAAACCACAAAATATACTGTCATCAAATCCATCACCACACCTTTCATGCCACAAGTACCAACTGTTATCAACA ATACTCTGCCAGAGGAAAGGCTATTTAATGTTGCATTTGGACACTTTCTTCCTGATGTCTCTCTGGTGGCAATCGCAATAGGAAATGTGCCATTTACCCTGAGAGAAGCACAGCACCATAGGTTTAAGATTTATGAAACTCCCTTTTCTAATAGAACAAAAGGATTTATCCTGGAAGTCTCTTTTGATGATCCATATGTTCTAAAGGAG taTGTGaatagaaatgaaacaaaatataccCTCCTCATTAACTACACTATAAGCGTGGGTCCGGAGATGACACTCTATTATCATTCTGCAGAGGTGGAGTGTGTGATTGCTGATATCG AACTACCAGAAGCAGTTGGTTCCTGTGATGAAGAAAACCTGTATCTAGCCATCCCTACTTTTGGCTTGCACCAGTATTGGAACCTGTATCTTGGTAACAAGCTCCTGAACCGGCACGTTGCGGTTACCAATGGGTATCTTCCAGCTACCAATTCTACACACCTGATCTTGCAAATACCTCTGTTTGCTGTGGGAGTTACCTATGAG GAAGTGtcctttcagaaaattaaagcaaGGTTTGATGTTACCCTAAGGAAAGTGAGAACTATGGAGACCTTACAGAAGTTCTCCGTCAGCTGCAATTTTAATTCTTCAGCATTTATAA TATGCCACCCAGATGGTACTATAATGGTATCTGCCCAAATGAAGACAGTTCCTGCCATTGATATGAGTAAAACCAAACTAAGGGATAGATCTTGCAAGCCTAGAGAGTATAATGAAGGACATGCCTTCTTCAAGTTCCACGTCACTACCTGTGGCACTTCAGTAAAG TTTGAAGGTGATCacattatttatgaaaatgaaatctcttaTGAGAAAGAGACTCTTCCGGGACAGAGCATAGCGACAATCACAAGAGATCCAGACTACAG ACTAACAGTCTTGTGCTACTATCGAGCAAAAGAGACCCTAGTGCTTGGTGCCTTTGCTAGCGATCCATCCACATCACCTCCCTTCGGCTCAGGAACAATGGTACCAAGATCAAATACTGCAG TATACAGAAGGATAAGACAAGCCCTGAATGTAGTTTCAAGAGTGTCCAAAG ATGAATCTTTTGTGGAATTCTACGAGCCCAACATGGCAATACTCAAGCGACCCATGGAGCCTGTGTTTCTTGAGGTGGAGCTGAAAGACAAGAGCCCCCACGCCAAGTTATACCTGGAAAACTgctgggtaaccaggtctccaGACTTCAACAGCACCCCAAGATGGAACATCACTGTGGATGG GTGCAAGATTAACGGCAGTGAGTATGTCGCAGAGTTCTGTCCAGTAGCTGTTAGCCCCAGGGTGAGACACccttctcattttaaaaggctAGCAGTAAGGACCCTGACACAGCGACTGGAACAGGTGAAA gTGTACGTGCACTGTTTGGTGGCAGCCTGCTCTCCTACCAACGTACTACCTGGCAGCCCCTGCAGAGGACAGCGCAGCTcaagcagggagaggaagggtaGGTGTTCAGGAGAAAAAGAGCTATTACGAAGCGCTCCTGACCTGATGTTTTTAAGGGATGTAGGACCTTTGGTTTTGGCATCTGAAATGCCTTGA